ATAACTGCAAGCAACGGAGTTAGCTATACATGGAACACTAACTTTGTTGGTAGTTCGTTGAATGTGTCTCCAACAATAAACACAACATATACAGTAACCGGAACAGATGTGAATGGATGCACAAACTCTACAATAGCAGCAGTAACAATAAATCCAAGCATTACAATAAGCACAACAGACAAGACAATATGCAATGGAAGCACAACAATTATTTCCGCATCAAACGGCACATTATATACATGGAGTACAGGAGCGTTAACTTCAGATATAACAGTAAGTCCAAATAATACCATCACATATTACGTAACAGGCATAAACGCACAAGGATGCACAGGTACAGGACAAGCAGTAGTAACAGTAAATCCAAAACCAAACGTAACAGCAACCGGAGGAATAATTTGCAACGGAAACATCTTAGCAATAACGGCAAGCGGAGCAAGTAGCTATGCGTGGAGCGGAGGGCTTGGAGCGGGAAGTTCTATTACAGTTAATCCAGGTGTAAACATAACATATTTTGTTACAGGAACAGATGCAAACAGTTGCACAAACACAGCAGAAGCAGTAGTAATTGTAAACCCATTACCGAATATAACAGCAACCGGCGGCTCAACATGTGCGGGTTCTCCAATGAATGTAATTGCAAATAATGGCAACAGCTTTACATGGAATACCGGTTTTGTTGGCAATCCGTTAAATGTAACACCAGTTGTAAATACAACATATTCAGTAACCGGAACAGATAATAATGGATGTACAAACACAGCAGAAGCAACAGTAACAATAAATGCAACAATTTCAATAAATACAACAAACCCTGCAATCTGCAACGGAAATACAACAATTATTTCAGCATATAACGGAACACAATATACATGGGAAACAGGAGCAACGATATCTGATATAACAGTAAACCCAACCACAACCACAACATATTTAGTAACAGGAATAAATGCACAAGGATGCTCAGGCACAGGGCAAGCAGTGGTAACCGTAAATAATTTACCAAATGTAACGGCAACAGGAGGTACAATTTGCAATGGAGACAATATAAATATAATTGCAAATAATGCGACAACATATACTTGGAATACCGGTTCAAATAACAATCCGTATAATGTAAATCCCAACACAACTACAACGTATTCAGTAACCGGAACAGATAATAATGGATGCACAAACAGCACTCAGGTAACAGTAGCAGTAAACGCATTGCCAAACGTAACTGCAAGCGGAGCAACAATCTGTAATGGAAATAATATAGATATTACAGCAATCAATGCTATCACATACACATGGAATACCGGCTCAAACAACAATCCATATAATGTAAATCCGAATCAAAGCACAACCTACACTGTAACCGGAACCGACAATAACAGTTGCACAAACACAGCACAAGCAATAGTAACAGTAAATCAAAAACCAAACATAACAGCAAACGGAACAACAATCTGCAACGGAGCAAACGCAAGCATTACAGCAAGCGGAGGTACAAGTTACACATGGAGTACAAGTTTTACAGGTAACCCGTTGAATGTTGCACCAACAATAACAACAACATATTCAGTAACCGGAACAGACATGAATGGCTGCACAAACAGTACGCAGTTGGCAGTAGCAGTAAACGCATTGCCAAATATAATAGCCACAGGAGGCACAATTTGTAATGGAAACGACATAAACATTACAGCAAATAACGGAATAACATATACATGGAACACCGGCTCAAATGACAATCCATATAATATAACTCCAAACCAAAATACAACATATACAGTAACCGGAATAGATAACAATAGTTGCACAAACACAGCAGAAGCGTTAGTAAACATAAACCCATTACCAAATGTAACAGCAGCCGGCGGCTCGATGTGTGAAAATTCATCATTTGCGATAACAGCAAGCGGAGCAAACACATATATATGGAATGATGGAACAACAATAAATCCTAAAACAGTATCGCCGAAACAAACAACAAGTTATACAGTAACAGGCACGGATAATAACTCATGCACAAACGTTGCATCATGCAATGTATGCGTAATGTCGGCATTAATACTAAATGTATTTCCGAGCGAAATATGCAACGGAGGAACAGCAACAATATCGGCAACAAACGGTAGCAGTTACACATGGAATACAGGAGCAACCACATCAACACTGACAGTATCGCCAACAGTAACAGCAACATATTATGTAACGGGAACAAATATAAACGGATGTACGGCAACATCTTTTGTATCGGTAACAGTAAATCCAAATCCACAGGTAAATGTAGCAGACAAAGCAGTATGTTTCGGAGTAGCAGTAACATTAAATGCAACAGGTAACGGAGGAACAACACCATATAATTATAACTGGTCTCCGGCAACCGGCTTAAACCAAACCACAGGACAAACAGTAACAGCAAATCCGGCAATAACAACAATATACACAGTAACAATAACCGACAACAAAGGATGTGTTGGAACAAACACCGTAAATGTAGGCATATCACCACAGATGACAGCAATAATAATAAACAAGCAAGATGCAACATGCAGCCAAGCAAATGGAAATGCAACAGTAAATGCAAGCGGAGGAACACCATACACAACAGGAATGATAAATTATAATTGCTTGTGGAGCAACGGAGCGACAACACCAACAATAAACAATCTGAAAGCAGGAACATATACGGTAACAGTAACTGATTCACTCGAATGTACAGCAACAACGACAGTAACAATAGGCGATACGCCGCCATTAACACTAACACTAACAACAACACCAGAACACTGCAATAGAGCAGACGGAACAGCAACAGCAACAGCAAACGCACAGGGAGGAAGCAACTACACATACGTTTGGAATACAGGAGACACAACAAAAACAATAAATAAATTAACAGAAGGAATATACACTGTAACTGTAAAAGGAACATGCAAAATAACAGGAACAACAACTGTAAACGAAACATCGGGTCCACAAGCCGATTTCACTTACACTCCTTCAATTCTTGATATATTTGAAAACACAACTGCATTATTTGAAGATTTATCAACATCAGGCGGACAACAAATAGTAAAATGGCAATGGAATTTTTATGATGATAATTCAATATCATACATAAAGCATCCTACACATACATACCAAGAACCGGGAACTTATACGGTTTGTCTCAAAGTTACCGACTCTGAAAATTGCACCGATTTAATATGCAAGCCAATTGTTGTAAAAGATATTTTCACAATTTACATACCAAATGCTTTCAGTCCGAATGGGGATTTGCTCAATGAAGGGTTTATTCCAAAAGGATACCGCATTGACCCGAACGATTTCAAAATGCTCATCTTCAACCGTTGGGGAGAAGAAATATACAAAACTACAAATTTCAACACCCCATGGAATGGAAGGTACATGAATAAAGGCGATTTGGTACAGGTTGGTGTTTATGTTTACAGAATTACCATAAAAGAACTTGATGGACCTAAGCATGAGTACATTGGAAGGGTTAGCGTGATAAGATAAAATAGTTTAAAGTTTCTGATTTTGTTGTTAGTTGTAAGAATTTCACAACTTCAAAGTTTAAAAAAATAAAATGGCAAATGGATTAAATCTGTTTGCCATTTCTTTTTTAATAAAAAAATATATATACTTTTGCAAATATTTGAAATCAATGAATACAATATTATTCAACAAAATAATTTTCGGTCCTGTTTTCAGTAGACGTCTTGGACGTTCGCTCGGAATTAATTTGCTTCCAACAAATAAGAAGTGTTGCAATTTCAATTGTATTTATTGCGAGTGCGGATGGACTACTAAAAATAATATTGAAAAAGAAGAGTTTCCACCTGCCATATTAGTGAAGGAAGCATTGGAAAAAAGATTAAATGAATTAATTGCAACAGGGCAGGAAATTGATAATATTACTTTTGCGGGAAACGGAGAGCCAACAATGCATCCGGAGTTCATAAAAATTATTGAAGATACAATTTCCATACGCAACAAACTGATGAATAATGTTAAAATATCAGTTTTAACAAATGCTACTTCCCTTGCCAATTCTAAAATTTTAGAAGCCCTTAATAAAATTGATAATTGTATTTTAAAGCTCGATACCGGAAAAGAAAGCACATTTAAAATTATTAATCAACCTGTTTCAAATATTACACTCGGTGAAATTGTAAACAATATCAAAAAATTTAAAGGAAAAATAATTATTCAATCACTGTTTGTAAAAGGTTTTATCAACAACACTAAAATTGACAACACAACAGAAGAAGAAATAAATGATTGGCTTAAACTTATTAAAGAAATAAAACCTGAGCTTATAATGATTTACCCGATAGCACGACCAACTCCATCAGGAAATCTGGAGAAAATTTCAAATGAAAAATTAAAGACAATTGCCGAAAAAGTTATTAAATCTGGCATAAAAGCAATTGCTTATTGATATATTCATTATATTTGAAAACAAATAAAATTTATTGTATGAAATATCCATGCAAACAAAAAAAATGCACAAACCGTAAATGATTAAATGAGCAACGCAACTTTTAACAAAGTAATGCATGGATATTCACGAGCAGGTTGTGTGGTTGGCTTTTGCGGGAGTGAGTAACTAAAAAAGTTTATTAACTAAAATAGCAAATTAACAGCAGAAATTTCAATTGCTTACAAAATTTAAACACATGAAAAAAATATTCCTCATAATTGCAATAATGACAATATTTTCATTTTCATTTGCACAAAAAATAAAAGTAAAAAGCAACAGGGAAAGCATAGGAGGAGGAAAGAATGATGTTTTAACCGTAACAATTTATGAAGCAAATGAAGACGCTGCTGAAAAATCGTGGCGAAATATTATGAAAGGTTATGGAGCTAAAGTAAGTTCCGGAAGCGAAATTGTTGCGAAAGGCGCTACAATTAAAGATATACTCGATAAGCCAATTGATATTTATGCAAAAATTCAAAAGGGTTCTGACGGAATTACTTTTATTGTTGCTTTTGATTTGGGAGGAGCTTTTTTAAGTCAATCTACACATCCCGATAAATACAGAGTTGCAGAAAAAATTATTCGCGATTTTGCCGTTGATGTTACAAAGGAAGCATTTGAATTATTGCTGAAAGAACAAAATAAAAAACTTGACGGTATTCAGCATAAATTCGATAAACTTGTAAAAGAAAACGAAAAATTACATAGCGAAATTGAAAAATATAAAAAAGAAATTGAAAATGACGAGAATGATATTAAAGAAAATCTGACAAATCAGGATAACACAAAAAAAGAACTTGAAACCCAGAAGAATACAATTGATGAAATTGGAAGCAGACAGAAAAAAATAGAGTACTAAATCGGTAAAATCTTAAAAATACTTATGGGTAAACCATTGATTTTTGTTACGAATGATGATGGAATTGATGCAAAAGGATTAAGGGTTGTTATTGATATAATGAAAGAAATAGGAAACGTTGTTGTTGTTGCTCCCGACAAATGTCAGTCGGGAATGTCGCATGCACTAACGGTAAACGCACCTATAAGATTAAAAAAAATCAAAGAAGAAAAAAATTATGTTGAATATAAATGTTCGGGAACGCCTGTTGATTGTTTAAAAATTTCATTGAGCCAAATTCTCAAACGCAAACCCGACTTATGTATTTCGGGAATAAATCACGGTTCCAATTCATCAATAAATTTTTTATATTCAGGAACAGTGGCGGTAGCTTTAGACGGAGCATTGCACGGAATTAATTCCATTGCATTTTCTGTTTGTGATATTTCTCCCGAAACTGATTTTTCGCATATAATAAAACATGTAAAAACAATAACACTTCAAACTCTCAAAAACGGTTTGCCGAGAGGAACTTGTTTGAATGTAAACATACCGCAGGCAAACGGAAGTGAAATAAAAGGAATAAAAATATGCAAGCAGGCAAAAGCAAATTGGAACGATTATTATGTTGAAAAAACCGATGCGTCGGGCGAAAAATTTTATATGCTTGCAGGCAGTTTCGAAAATCAGGATAATGACGAATGTGCCGACCATTGTGCAATTGAGAATTATTATATTTCTGTAGTACCTTTACATATTGATTCTACAAATTATAATTTTATTGATAATTTAAAAACATGGAATTATGAGAAATAAATTCGACAATTTGTGGCTGGGATTATCTCTTGGATTAATTGTTCCGTTCATAGTATTGATAATTTTTTATTACAGCAAACACAAAGCATTAAGTGTTAGCGAATTTATTTCATTAATGAAAGGAATGAACATTTTTACGAAAATACTCAGTTTATGTGTTGTTCCGAACCTTGGTTTATTTTTTATTTTTGTCAGGAAAGATTTTCTTTTTTCAGCAAAGGGTGTTTTATTTGCAACATTAATATATACAATTATTGTTTTTATTTTGTTTTTTGCATTATAAAGTTTAGGAATGAAATATTATATTATTTGTGGTGAGGCATCGGGTGATTTACATGCTTCAAATCTTATGAAGCAAATTAAATTGCTCGACCATGAAGCTGAATTTCGCTTCTGGGGCGGCGACCTTATGGAGAAACAAGGCGGAAAAATCGTAAGGCATTATAAAGAGCTTTCATTCATGGGCTTCTGGGAAGTTATTTCAAACATAAGTGTTATAATTAAAAATATTGAATATTGTAAAAAAGATATTCTTGAATATAAACCCGATGCATTAATACTTGTTGATTATCCTGGATTTAACTTGCGCATCGCCGAATTTGCAAGAAAAGAAAACCTAAAAATATTTTATTACATCTCTCCTCAGATATGGGCATGGAAACAATCGCGTGTAAAAAAAATAAAAAGAGACGTAGATAAAATGCTTGTAGTTCTTCCTTTCGAAAAAGATTTCTATAAAAAATTAGATTTTGAAGTTGAATTTGTCGGACATCCATTGCTTGACGCTATTGATGACTTCAAACAAAATATTATAAGCAATGAAATTTTTATTAATAAAAATAATCTTAACGAAAAACCAATTGTTGCATTGCTTCCGGGAAGCAGAAAACAGGAAGTTTCAAAAATACTTCCAATAATGCTCGATTTGCAATCAAACTTTGAAGATTATCAATTTGTAATTGCCGGAACCGAAGCAATTTCAAAAGATTTTTATTATGAACTCATTAGAAACAGAGATATAAAAATTATTTACAATCAAACTTACCAGTTGCTAAATCATTCTTATGCAGCACTTGTGAAATCGGGAACAGGAACGCTGGAAACTGCATTGTTTGAAGTTCCCGAAGTTGTTTGCTATAAAGCAGTGAGAACATCATACTTCATCGCAAAATATCTTATAAGTTTTAAACTAAAATTTATTTCGCTTGTTAACCTTATAATGAACCGCAAGATTGTTTCTGAGCTTATTCAGGAAAATTATAAAAATATAAATTTGAAAAATGAACTCGGCAAAATTCTTAATGATAAAGAATGCCGCGAAAATATGATAAAAGAATACAAAGAATTAAGAAAAAATCTTGGCGGTATTGGCGCTTCAAAAAGGTCTGCTGAAATAATTATTGACTATCTTAGAAAAAATTAGTTCGTTGTTTAAAATGTTTGTTGTTTGTAGTTAAAAAATGTAAGTTTATTAGGTAAAGCCAAACTATATATTCTTATCCATGTACCCCTAAATTATAAAAATATTTTCTTTGATGAAATGAACTGAAACAACAACAAACAACGAACCACAAACTTTTTAAATTATTCTAAAAAATAATAATTAATACCTGATGTTAAAAAAACTATTAATTTCTCTTCTTATAATACTTCCTTTTATTTCAAATGCTTCAAGAGTGAGGGTGCGTATTCTATCGGGAACTGATATAGCTTCCATGTTTTTTATTCCTGTATCCAATAATTATGAAATTTTTTCCGACACTAATAAAATTTATGAACTTTCAAAAGCCGACACATTATTTATTTTAGTGGAAAATAAATTCATTAAGCTCAAAGCAAAAAATGGCAAAATAGGTGTATTTGAAAAAATTTATCTGAAGAAAAAAGGATTTATGAATAATTTCAAAATCAAATCTCTGCATCCCGAAAGCAAAGAATTTATGTTTGATGATGATTTGGAAATTTCAGTTATTGATAATAAAAAATTACTTCTTATTAATAATGTTGATATCAATTATTATGTTGCCGGTGTTATGGAAGCTGAAGGCGGAAGACAAGCAAATATGGAATTTTATAAAGTGCAGGCAATATTATGCAGAACTTTTGTAATGAGCCACTATCGCCGTCACGAAAAAGAAGGATATAATGTTTGCGATAAAGTTCATTGTCAGGTTTACCGAGGCAGATGCAAGCAAAGTAATATTCTCATGGCGGCTCTTTCAACCAAAGGAATGGTTATAGCAAGCGATTCAAACAATCTTATAATTGCTTCTTATCATTCAAACTGCGGAGGACAAACTGTTAATTCGGAAGATGTATGGTCGAAAAAAATCTCTTATCTGCGTTCAGTAAAAGACAGTTTTTGTGTACATTCTTCAAATGCCTTCTGGACAAAAAAAATTTCCGTAAAGGATTGGGAAAAATATTTACTGAAAAAATATAAATTAACACCAAAAGACAGTTTACACAAAAACGTTGACTTTAGCTTTCACCAACCGCATAGAAAAGTATTTTTATATGACAGCACAAAAATAAATCTTCGCGAAATCCGTACCGACTGGAATTTAAAATCAACATTTTTTGAAATCACCAGAGATGGAGATAATCTTATTTTCAAAGGCAGAGGATTTGGTCATGGAATAGGACTTTGCCAGGAAGGCGCCATGAAAATGTCGAAACTTGGCTACAATTTCCGAGGTATAATAAATCATTATTTTACTAACGTAAAAATAGTTTATCAGGATATTCCTAAATAAATAGTTTAAAGTTTGGCTACTTTAAACCTTAAACTTTAAACTATTTTCTATATTTGCAGTAACCCAACATTATAAGCTTTTATGTTTTTCTGGAATCAGGCACCGTTGTTCAGATTAATTATTCCATTCATTATCGGTATTTATGCCGCAATTCAGTTTCAAAAAGACAATCCATTTTTAAAAATTTTATTAATAATTATTTTTCTTTCTCTGCTATTTTTCACTTTCTTAAAAAAATTGAAATATGGTAAACAATGGTTCTATGGGCTTTTGTTAAATTCTGCTATATTTTTTTCCGGATACCTTATAACTATTTCCAATATTGAAATTTTTAGTGAATATCATTTTTCAAAACAAATGCAAAAATCCGGTATGGTTGTCGGAAAGGTTATAAAGCCGGTAGTTATCAAGGAAAAAACCGTAAAAGTAATAACAGAGATTGAAACATTATATGATAAAAACTATTGGCAAAACAGCCAAGGAAAAGTAATTCTGTGGCTTCAAAAAGACAGTGCATCACAAAAAATTGAATATGGTGATTTGTTATTATTAAACTCTGCATTTACGGAAATTAAACCGCCGCAAAATCCCGAAGAGTTAGATTATAAGCGTTATCTGTCGTTTCGCAACATATATCATCAGGCATATATTAAAAATTCACAGTGGAAATTAATTGCAAAAAATAAAGGGAATTTTTTTATGGCTTTTGCAATAAAACTTCAGAAAAAAATTCTGAATATATTCAAAGAAAATAAAATTGAAGGAAGAGAATATGCAGTTGTTTCCGCATTAGTAGCCGGTTATACCGACAATATCGATACTGAAACTTTAAGGGCTTTTGCCGATACCGGCGCAATGCACATACTTTCTGTTTCGGGTTTACATGTCGGAATTATTTACTATGTTTTAAATTTAATATTACTTTTTCTGAACAAATACAAGTACGGAAGAATTTCAAGAGTT
This is a stretch of genomic DNA from Bacteroidales bacterium. It encodes these proteins:
- a CDS encoding gliding motility-associated C-terminal domain-containing protein; this translates as SYTWNISLTGSDITVAPTLTTTYTVTGVNASGCSGTGQAIVTVNSKPGVTATGGTICNGGNINISANNATTYTWNTGSSSNPYNVNPTTATTYTVTGTNGNGCTNTSQAVVTVNPKPNITATGGSTCAGSPICITASNGVSYTWNTNFVGSSLNVSPTINTTYTVTGTDVNGCTNSTIAAVTINPSITISTTDKTICNGSTTIISASNGTLYTWSTGALTSDITVSPNNTITYYVTGINAQGCTGTGQAVVTVNPKPNVTATGGIICNGNILAITASGASSYAWSGGLGAGSSITVNPGVNITYFVTGTDANSCTNTAEAVVIVNPLPNITATGGSTCAGSPMNVIANNGNSFTWNTGFVGNPLNVTPVVNTTYSVTGTDNNGCTNTAEATVTINATISINTTNPAICNGNTTIISAYNGTQYTWETGATISDITVNPTTTTTYLVTGINAQGCSGTGQAVVTVNNLPNVTATGGTICNGDNINIIANNATTYTWNTGSNNNPYNVNPNTTTTYSVTGTDNNGCTNSTQVTVAVNALPNVTASGATICNGNNIDITAINAITYTWNTGSNNNPYNVNPNQSTTYTVTGTDNNSCTNTAQAIVTVNQKPNITANGTTICNGANASITASGGTSYTWSTSFTGNPLNVAPTITTTYSVTGTDMNGCTNSTQLAVAVNALPNIIATGGTICNGNDINITANNGITYTWNTGSNDNPYNITPNQNTTYTVTGIDNNSCTNTAEALVNINPLPNVTAAGGSMCENSSFAITASGANTYIWNDGTTINPKTVSPKQTTSYTVTGTDNNSCTNVASCNVCVMSALILNVFPSEICNGGTATISATNGSSYTWNTGATTSTLTVSPTVTATYYVTGTNINGCTATSFVSVTVNPNPQVNVADKAVCFGVAVTLNATGNGGTTPYNYNWSPATGLNQTTGQTVTANPAITTIYTVTITDNKGCVGTNTVNVGISPQMTAIIINKQDATCSQANGNATVNASGGTPYTTGMINYNCLWSNGATTPTINNLKAGTYTVTVTDSLECTATTTVTIGDTPPLTLTLTTTPEHCNRADGTATATANAQGGSNYTYVWNTGDTTKTINKLTEGIYTVTVKGTCKITGTTTVNETSGPQADFTYTPSILDIFENTTALFEDLSTSGGQQIVKWQWNFYDDNSISYIKHPTHTYQEPGTYTVCLKVTDSENCTDLICKPIVVKDIFTIYIPNAFSPNGDLLNEGFIPKGYRIDPNDFKMLIFNRWGEEIYKTTNFNTPWNGRYMNKGDLVQVGVYVYRITIKELDGPKHEYIGRVSVIR
- a CDS encoding radical SAM protein; translated protein: MNTILFNKIIFGPVFSRRLGRSLGINLLPTNKKCCNFNCIYCECGWTTKNNIEKEEFPPAILVKEALEKRLNELIATGQEIDNITFAGNGEPTMHPEFIKIIEDTISIRNKLMNNVKISVLTNATSLANSKILEALNKIDNCILKLDTGKESTFKIINQPVSNITLGEIVNNIKKFKGKIIIQSLFVKGFINNTKIDNTTEEEINDWLKLIKEIKPELIMIYPIARPTPSGNLEKISNEKLKTIAEKVIKSGIKAIAY
- the surE gene encoding 5'/3'-nucleotidase SurE gives rise to the protein MGKPLIFVTNDDGIDAKGLRVVIDIMKEIGNVVVVAPDKCQSGMSHALTVNAPIRLKKIKEEKNYVEYKCSGTPVDCLKISLSQILKRKPDLCISGINHGSNSSINFLYSGTVAVALDGALHGINSIAFSVCDISPETDFSHIIKHVKTITLQTLKNGLPRGTCLNVNIPQANGSEIKGIKICKQAKANWNDYYVEKTDASGEKFYMLAGSFENQDNDECADHCAIENYYISVVPLHIDSTNYNFIDNLKTWNYEK
- the lpxB gene encoding lipid-A-disaccharide synthase; translated protein: MKYYIICGEASGDLHASNLMKQIKLLDHEAEFRFWGGDLMEKQGGKIVRHYKELSFMGFWEVISNISVIIKNIEYCKKDILEYKPDALILVDYPGFNLRIAEFARKENLKIFYYISPQIWAWKQSRVKKIKRDVDKMLVVLPFEKDFYKKLDFEVEFVGHPLLDAIDDFKQNIISNEIFINKNNLNEKPIVALLPGSRKQEVSKILPIMLDLQSNFEDYQFVIAGTEAISKDFYYELIRNRDIKIIYNQTYQLLNHSYAALVKSGTGTLETALFEVPEVVCYKAVRTSYFIAKYLISFKLKFISLVNLIMNRKIVSELIQENYKNINLKNELGKILNDKECRENMIKEYKELRKNLGGIGASKRSAEIIIDYLRKN
- a CDS encoding SpoIID/LytB domain-containing protein, whose product is MLKKLLISLLIILPFISNASRVRVRILSGTDIASMFFIPVSNNYEIFSDTNKIYELSKADTLFILVENKFIKLKAKNGKIGVFEKIYLKKKGFMNNFKIKSLHPESKEFMFDDDLEISVIDNKKLLLINNVDINYYVAGVMEAEGGRQANMEFYKVQAILCRTFVMSHYRRHEKEGYNVCDKVHCQVYRGRCKQSNILMAALSTKGMVIASDSNNLIIASYHSNCGGQTVNSEDVWSKKISYLRSVKDSFCVHSSNAFWTKKISVKDWEKYLLKKYKLTPKDSLHKNVDFSFHQPHRKVFLYDSTKINLREIRTDWNLKSTFFEITRDGDNLIFKGRGFGHGIGLCQEGAMKMSKLGYNFRGIINHYFTNVKIVYQDIPK